The following DNA comes from Enterocloster bolteae.
ACCGGCAAAAAAGGACAGTCCCAAAGACTGTCCCAACAAAATGTGTGCATTGCAAAACTACATTACTATATTTAGTATAAATCCGTTTTCCTTCCTATACGCTGCTATCCTCTGATGTCAGGTGTCAGCTTCAGCAGGATTCCGGCTACAGCCGTCACAATAATTCCGGCCACCAGGGCTTCCGGCACTCCCTGCATACCGATAATTCCCAATATTACTCCATATACCCATTTGGCTGTCCAGCTGGCAGCGGACGCATACTGATCCCCAAACAAAAAATAAATCAGGTTCATAACCAGAAGGGTGTTGGTCAGGGATCCGGCCACGCCTGCCGCAAACAATGCGGTCCCCTGCTTATTCCTCCTGTTCTTAAGCGTTCTCATAAACAGACGGTATACATAATAGGCCACAACCCCAATCAGTATTCTTGGAACCAGGCAGATAACCAGGCTTCCCAGATTTCCGTGAAACTGTCCCATGGTAACAAAGGGTGAAAACACAAAGGACGTGGGATTTGGCATGAAGGTGTTCTTCCACAAACTGGTCAGACCGAATGTCAACCCCAGGAATGCCCCGTATTTCGGTCCCAGAATAATGGCTCCGATAATCACAGGGATATGAACGGTGGTCGCATTCATGAATCCAAGCGGAATATACCCTAAGAATGGCACAAATGCCATGATTACGATAATGGCTGCAATGACTGCTGCCAATACCAGGTCACGGGTTTTGGATAAAGTATTCATTTTTTCCTCCTGCTACTGTTCTTATGATAAAGATACAATGCAAT
Coding sequences within:
- a CDS encoding ECF transporter S component codes for the protein MNTLSKTRDLVLAAVIAAIIVIMAFVPFLGYIPLGFMNATTVHIPVIIGAIILGPKYGAFLGLTFGLTSLWKNTFMPNPTSFVFSPFVTMGQFHGNLGSLVICLVPRILIGVVAYYVYRLFMRTLKNRRNKQGTALFAAGVAGSLTNTLLVMNLIYFLFGDQYASAASWTAKWVYGVILGIIGMQGVPEALVAGIIVTAVAGILLKLTPDIRG